One window of Mauremys mutica isolate MM-2020 ecotype Southern chromosome 20, ASM2049712v1, whole genome shotgun sequence genomic DNA carries:
- the LOC123353490 gene encoding transmembrane protein 205-like, with translation MPLEGEPSSLAKVAQLFILSLAWGMQIWVTFISGFVLIRSVSRHTFGLVQSKLFPFYFYTLVACAFLNLSIFACYHPRELLSSGETLQGSLYFVCLLLASVNALGLSPATTAAMFQLQAIEREHGLGGEVGLAARRETYQQLRERDPKYQAARQTFFKRHGLSTLCNLVCLACNGVNLLCMALHLSSL, from the exons ATGCCGCTGGAAGGGGAGCCCAGCAGCCTGGCTAAAGTCGCTCAGCTCTTCATCCTGTCTCTGGCCTGGGGGATGCAGATATGGGTCACCTTCATCTCAG GGTTTGTGCTGATCCGGAGCGTGAGCCGACACACCTTTGGCCTCGTCCAGAGCAAGCTCTTCCCCTTCTACTTCTACACCCTGGTGGCCTGCGCCTTCCTCAACCTCTCCATCTTCGCCTGCTACCACCCCCGAGAGCTGCTGAGCAGTGGGGAGACCCTGCAG GGCTCGCTCTACTTCGTCTGCCTTCTCCTGGCCAGTGTTAATGCCCTGGGCTTGTCCCCGGCCACCACGGCAGCCATGTTCCAGTTGCAGGCCATCGAGCGGGAGCATGGCCTGGGCGGGGAGGTGGGACTGGCGGCCCGGCGTGAGACGTACCAGCAGCTGCGGGAGAGGGACCCCAAGTACCAGGCCGCGCGGCAGACGTTCTTCAAACGCCACGGGCTGTCGACCCTCTGCAACCTCGTCTGCCTCGCCTGCAACGGAGTCAACCTGCTGTGCATGGCGCTGCACCTCAGCAGCCTGTAG
- the LOC123353487 gene encoding coiled-coil domain-containing protein 159-like, producing MDALKGQVLTTKETTLITVSKEDKNRGNAPSCYLSRASSNAGLSQLETEAFETNGMIQAMLPDSQKILKNELEIIKSQLHAQAKAFEALSHSVSLLEQESSLQQRKIQQLEEELSRACGPAQGEMFEQLVDGKILDVWAAMAKEVEGLQESLLERPDHRMIQRGDSLENLSLEILESKKFLWEELESVQGEMRRIHQKLKDQEDDITKNLVSIKKMQENQVKCRKILSQLKGKGPGAEGAPGSVGGGRDGRPVKEELNDIWSAVNTLRNSVAHCSLRGDGQAAVRVTGRQSRRHRMSISANPPAPAAEPALRLCQEESSSDHSSCEGPCL from the exons ATGGATGCGCTCAAGGGGCAGGTCCTGACCACCAAG GAGACCACTTTGATCACAGTCTCCAAGGAGGACAAGAATAGGGGCAATGCACCCAGCTGCTACTTATCCAGGGCCAGCAGCAATGCAGGGCTG agccagctggagACGGAGGCCTTCGAGACAAATG ggatgaTCCAGGCGATGCTCCCAGATTCCCAGAAGATCCTGAAAAATGAGCTGGAGATCATCAAAAGCCAACTCCATGCCCAGGCAAAG GCCTTCGAAGCCCTGAGCCACTCGGTCTCCCTGCTGGAGCAGGAGAGCAGCCTGCAGCAGCGAAAGATCCAGCAGCTGGAAG aggaGCTGAGCCGAGCCTGCGGCCCGGCCCAGGGGGAGATGTTCGAGCAGCTGGTGGACGGGAAGATCCTGGATGTCTGGGCTGCCATGGCCAAGGAGGTGGAAGGGCTGCAGGAGTCTCTGCTGGAGCGCCCCGACCACCGCATGATCCAGCGGGGGGACTCGCTGGAGAACCTGTCCTTGGAGATCCTGGAGAG CAAGAAATTCCTCTGGGAGGAGCTGGAGTCAGTGCAAGGTGAGATGAGGAGGATCCATCAGAAATTGA aggaTCAGGAGGATGATATAACCAAGAACCTCGTCAGCATAAAGAAAATGCAGGAGAATCAAGTGAAATGCAGAAAG atcCTGTCGCAGCTGAAGGGCAAAGGGCCGGGCGCAGAGGGGGCCCCGGGGTCCGTGGGCGGAGGCAGAGATGGCCGGCCGGTGAAAGAGGAGCTGAATGATATATG GTCGGCCGTCAACACCCTGCGGAACTCCGTGGCCCACTGCAGCCTCCGGGGCGACGGGCAGGCGGCGGTGAGGGTCACAG GCCGTCAGAGCCGTCGGCACCGCATGTCCATCTCGGCCAACCCGCCGGCCCCTGCCGCGGAGCCAGCCCTGCGCCTGTGCCAGGAGGAGAGCAGCTCAGACCACAGCTCCTGCGAGGGCCCCTGCCTCtag